TCTTCTCCAAGATCGTTCTCGATGAAGTCGCGAACCTCTCTGCCCCTCTCTCCGATGAGGGCGATAACGTTGACATCGGCGTGGCAGTTGCGGGCGATCATGCCGAGAAGAACGCTCTTTCCAACGCCGCTTCCGGCAAAGATGCCGACCCTTTGGCCCTTCCCGCAAGTGAGCGTGGCATCTATCGACCTCACCCCCATGGGCAGAGGTTCGGTGATGCGCTGGCGGCTGAGCGGGTTGGGAGGGGAGTTGTGGACTTCATAATCGGTCTCGGTATATATCGGACCGCGTCCATCGATGGGGTTGCCGAGTCCGCCCAAAACCCGGCCCAAAAGCCCGTCGCCCACTCCGACCTTCAAAAAATCGCCCGAGGCGACGATCTCGCTGTTGGGCTTTATGCCGCTCATCTCACCAAGAGGCATAAGGAGCACGCAGTTCTCCTTGAAGCCGACTATTTCGGCCTTGACGGGCGGTTGGTTCCTGGAGATCAAAATATTGCAGACCTCGCCTATCTGGGCGGGTGGGCCCAATGACTCTATGACCAGACCGACCACTTGTTTTACCTTACCATTCTGTCTGATCGACCTGGTTTTGCGGATAATATCCGAGTACTTATTGAAATCGATGACCTTTTGGGCCTCACTCACCGCTCTTTGTCCCCTCCAAAAGCTTCTTAGAGATCTCGCCAAGCTGAGAGTCTATCCTAGCATCGACGCTTCCCTGGGCGGTCTCTATGATGCAGCCGCCCTGTCTTATCCTCTGGTCGGCAATTATCTCGAGCTCCTTGATGCCGTCAACCGAACTTGCAAGCTCTTCTCTGGACTCCTTGATGATCTCAAAGTCTTTGGGGTTGAGCCTTAAGACTACGTGCTCCCGCTCGACAGCCAGTTGGAGAGCCTTTTTGGCTACGTTTTTGATGAAATCGGGGGTTGCCCTTATCTCTTCGTTAATGATCTTTTCGGCAATATCTATGGCAAGCTTGATAGAGGAGGCTTCCGCCTCCTCGACTATCTTCTTCTTCTCCTCGAGCGCCCTCTTGGTGATCATCTCCAGGGTATCTATCAGCCCTTTGGTCTCGGCCTCGGCTTGAGCTAAGCCCCCCTCGTAGCCCTGCTTGAAGGCCTCCTCGCGCAAGAGCTCGGCCTGTCGGGCGGCCTTATCGGGGAGGTTCTCCGGCCTTGGTCTGCTGGGCTGAGTGGGCGCCTTGATGGGGTCCGGCTCTTTGTCCACTACAAACTTATCGAGTTTAGGTGGCCGAAAATCACCATCTGAACGGATTATCCTCGAAGCCTTAGACAACTATGTCATCCTCTCCGCCTCTTGCGATTATTATCTCTCCCTCGTCTTCTAGGCGACGGATCAAATTGACCACCTCTTGTTGGGCCGTCTCAACGTCGTGAAGGCGAACCGGACCGAGATAGTCCATCTCTTCTTTCAGCATCTCGCCGGCCCTCTGGCTCATATTGTGGAATATCTTCTGTTTGAGTTCATCGCCCACCGTTTTGAGCGCAAACGAAAGCTTCTTGGAATCAACTTCGCGCAGAAACCTCTGGACGCCCCTATCATCGAGCGTGATTATGTCCTCAAAGGTGAAGAGGTTGCGCCTAATCTCGTCGGCAAGCTCGGGGTCCCTCTCTTCCAGTGCCTCTAGGATTGACTTCTCCGAGCTTCGATCGACGTTATTGAGTATCCCAACGACCGAGGGAACGCCGCCGACGGAGGTATACTCCTGTCCCTTAGCGATGGCGGCCACCTTCTTCTCTAAGACCCTCTCCACGTCGGAGACTATCTCGGGAGTCGTCCTATCCATCAGGGCGACCCGTTTGATGACGTCGGCCCTGATGTCCACGTCGAGTTTGGTCATGATTATGGCCGCCGGCTCGGGAAGGAGATGGGAGAGGACCAGGGCTATGGTTTGAGGATGTTCATTCTCGATGAAGTTGAATATCTCGCCCGGATCAGTATGTCTCAAAAAATCGAAGGGGGCGATGTCGAGCGATGACGAGAGCCGGTTTATTATCTCGGCCGCCTTGCCCGCGCCCAGGGCCTTCTGGAGCACCTCTTCGGCATATTCGATGCCGCCTTGGCGAACAAAGTCGCGGGCTACGCAGAGTTCGTAGAACTCCTTGACCACCTCATCCATGACCTCGGCCGGAAGCTTTCTCATATTGGCGATCTCCAAGGTCAGCTTCTCTATATCGTCCTCTTTCATCCTCCTCAAGAGATCGGCTGAGACCTCCATTCCGAGCGAGACCAATAGGGCTGCCGCCTTCTGCTTCTCCGATAATTTGCTCTCTTTTGCCAATCGTTATCTACTCCTTGGAGGTGAGCCACATCTTGATGAGACCGGCTACCTCATCCGGCTTATCCTTGGCAATCTTCTTGACCTGTTCCTTTATGGCTTTTCTCTCCCTCTCCTCGGGAGTCGTCTCCTCTTCCCCCATGGCGAAATCGCTTGGAGCGGCCACCGAAAAGGCCTCAAAGCCCGCAATCTCCGGTTTTCTCTTCCTCAAGTTGGAGAGCATCCTGTTTAGGAAGAAGGCGCCCAGAAGGAAGAAGAGGGCCAGGGCCACCATGCGGATTATGTTGTTCGTCCTCTCTCGGCTCATGAACTCCTCGAGTTCAGCTGCGTCCTGCTCGGCTTGGGTGGTATCGAAGGGCACGGTGGAGACGGTCAAGATGTCCCCTCTATCTGTATCTAAGCCAGCCGCGGCCGATATGGCCTCCTCGACGGTGCCCGGCTGAACGCGATCGGTCGTGGTGCTGTCCAAAACGACGGCTATCGAAAGTTTCATTATTTCGCCGGGCGGATCGATCTCCTGCTGCAGATGTTTTGTCACCTCATAATTCTTGGTGGAATCGGTCTTGCTATATTCGCTGGTTCCGCCAGTCTGGGTGGTTGGATAGGTGGGATTGGTCGAATCGACCCCAGGCGTCCCGGCGGGGACACTCCCCTCGCCGGCATACTTCTCCTTGACGCTGCTCTCGCTGCGCAAGATAGGGGTATCTCCCTGCTCGTATATCTCGCTCTCGACGGTCTTCTCCATGAAATCGAGTTCAGCCGAGACGCGGACGACCGACTTACCTTTGCCCAAGAACTTCTCCAGCATCGTTTGAATCGATTTCTCAAGTTTGCTTTCGTAAGCGACCTGAGCCTCGAGTTGATTCTGAGTCATGCCGGAAGCGAGCAGAGTCGAGGCATCGCCCGTCGCTTCGGAGAGAAGGTTTCCCTGATCATCTAGGATAGTTATATTCTCCGGCTTTAAACCCTCCACGCTGCTTGCCACCAGGTGGACGACGGCCCTAACCTGATTGGCCGAGATTTTGGCGGCCGCCCTGGTCTTTAGAACGACCGAGGCCGTCGAGGGCTCCTCGTCCTCCTCATAGAGGCTCTCTTCGGGAACGACGATATGGACTCTAGCCCCCTCGATCTCGGAGAGGCCGGATATGGTCCGGGCAAGTTCCCCCTCGATGGCCCGGCGCAAATTGACCTTCTGATTGAACTCTGAGGTACCCAAACTGCTTTGATCGAATATCTCGAAACCGACCCCGCCGCCGCTCGGAAGGCCTTCGGTTGCCACAGTCAAGCGGGCGTCATAGACTTGACCTGCCGGGACCTCGATGACACTAGCCCCCTTCAAGCGATAGGGAATGCTCTGTTCTTTTAAGACCGAGACTATCGATGCGGCATCGTCGGAGGAGAGGTTGGAGAATAGGACGGAATAAGAGGGGCGGACGGCCCAATAACTCAAAGCGATGAGCCCTAAAGTGAAGGAGAAGATGGTTATGACAAAGACGAGTTTCTGGTTGAGATTTAACTTTCTCCAAGCCATCCTGATTTGTTCCAGCGCATCGGATATAGCCATCTATCACCCCAAATTAAATTTGCATTCTGCTTATCTCTTGATAAGCCTCGACCATCTTATTGCGTATCTGTATAGTAAGCTGCAGAGCCACATTGGCCTTCTCGGCCTGGATCATCACTTCGTCGATGTCGATCTCGCCAGCCGCAAATCTGGTCATTGCTTGATCGGCCTCTTTCTGGATCGTGTTGATTCTGCTCATGGCACCTTGAAAGATCTCTTGGAATGAGGCGGCCGGGTTCTCTCGGGCCGAAGAGGCGCGGTCCCTTCCGATACCGATCCTGCTATCGACGTGACTTAAGATATTGATCGATTTTATGGCCAAAGTTCCTCCTTAAGTTAGATTTCAAGAGCCTTGAGAAACATGCTTTTAGCCACCGACATGACCGTTACGTTGGCCTCGTAGGCGCGGGTGGCCGAGACCATGTTGACCATCTCGATTACGATGTTGATATCCGGCATGGCCACATAGCCGTCGGTGTCGGCATCGGGATGACCGGGATCGTAGCCTAGACGCGGCTCCCCGTTGTACTGGCTGATAGACGAGACCCTAACCCCGCCGGAATCTCCCTTAGGGGTGAAGGCGACTACCTGCCTCTTGTATGGACCACCCTCGGCCGTGCGAGTGGTGTTGATGTTGGCGATGTTGCTTGAGATCGTATCCATCCAGAGACGGTTTGCGGTAAGGCCCGATGCCCCGATATCAAGACTTGAGAATACGCTCATTTCGGATGCTACCTCCTTCTACTTTAAGACCGATTTTAAGGATTCGAACCTTCTCTTCATCAGATCGGAGAGGGCCGTGTAGTATAAGCCGTTCTTGGCCAGCTTGCTCATTTCATCATCTATGTCAACGTTGTTGCCGTTTAAAGCCATCGAGGTCTCATTGATGGTGAACTCCTTGACCGTAACCTCCCCGGCCGGGGAGGAGGCGGCGCCCGCCATGTGCTTGGGGTCGGTCCTCGTCAGTTTCTTGGAACCGGATGAGCTGGCGATGGCCCCTTTGAGCGCATCCTCGAAGACGACGTCCGACTTTTTGAAGCCGGGCGTATTGACGTTAGCGATGTTGTTCGATATCACCTCTTGCCTCTTTGAGGCGGCTTTAAGGGAGTTCTTCAAGACCATAAATGGTTCGTCCGAAAAGATTCTATCCAACATTTTAACCCTCCCCAAAACTCTGGCTAAGTGCACAATTTTCCATCAGATCGTCGATGACCTCTCTCTTGAAGCGCCATTCCTTGCCGATCTTGATGCCGGGAAGTTTCTTATCTCTGGCCAGGCGACAGATCGTAATCTCGCTCATCTGTAGATATTCGGCAAGCTGTTTGGTCGTCATGATCTCGCCGGGACTCCGGTCAACCATCGATCCCCCCAGAAACTGACGGCACTTCGCCATCTTAAAGGATAATATGTAGATATATAGATAACTTTATAACCTTTTTCTAGATTATTCAATACCTTTTCTTAAAATAA
The Actinomycetota bacterium DNA segment above includes these coding regions:
- a CDS encoding helix-turn-helix domain-containing protein, with amino-acid sequence MVDRSPGEIMTTKQLAEYLQMSEITICRLARDKKLPGIKIGKEWRFKREVIDDLMENCALSQSFGEG
- the flgB gene encoding flagellar basal body rod protein FlgB translates to MLDRIFSDEPFMVLKNSLKAASKRQEVISNNIANVNTPGFKKSDVVFEDALKGAIASSSGSKKLTRTDPKHMAGAASSPAGEVTVKEFTINETSMALNGNNVDIDDEMSKLAKNGLYYTALSDLMKRRFESLKSVLK
- the fliG gene encoding flagellar motor switch protein FliG, which codes for MAKESKLSEKQKAAALLVSLGMEVSADLLRRMKEDDIEKLTLEIANMRKLPAEVMDEVVKEFYELCVARDFVRQGGIEYAEEVLQKALGAGKAAEIINRLSSSLDIAPFDFLRHTDPGEIFNFIENEHPQTIALVLSHLLPEPAAIIMTKLDVDIRADVIKRVALMDRTTPEIVSDVERVLEKKVAAIAKGQEYTSVGGVPSVVGILNNVDRSSEKSILEALEERDPELADEIRRNLFTFEDIITLDDRGVQRFLREVDSKKLSFALKTVGDELKQKIFHNMSQRAGEMLKEEMDYLGPVRLHDVETAQQEVVNLIRRLEDEGEIIIARGGEDDIVV
- a CDS encoding FliH/SctL family protein, whose product is MSKASRIIRSDGDFRPPKLDKFVVDKEPDPIKAPTQPSRPRPENLPDKAARQAELLREEAFKQGYEGGLAQAEAETKGLIDTLEMITKRALEEKKKIVEEAEASSIKLAIDIAEKIINEEIRATPDFIKNVAKKALQLAVEREHVVLRLNPKDFEIIKESREELASSVDGIKELEIIADQRIRQGGCIIETAQGSVDARIDSQLGEISKKLLEGTKSGE
- the flgC gene encoding flagellar basal body rod protein FlgC, with product MSVFSSLDIGASGLTANRLWMDTISSNIANINTTRTAEGGPYKRQVVAFTPKGDSGGVRVSSISQYNGEPRLGYDPGHPDADTDGYVAMPDINIVIEMVNMVSATRAYEANVTVMSVAKSMFLKALEI
- the fliE gene encoding flagellar hook-basal body complex protein FliE, giving the protein MAIKSINILSHVDSRIGIGRDRASSARENPAASFQEIFQGAMSRINTIQKEADQAMTRFAAGEIDIDEVMIQAEKANVALQLTIQIRNKMVEAYQEISRMQI
- the fliF gene encoding flagellar basal-body MS-ring/collar protein FliF; this translates as MAISDALEQIRMAWRKLNLNQKLVFVITIFSFTLGLIALSYWAVRPSYSVLFSNLSSDDAASIVSVLKEQSIPYRLKGASVIEVPAGQVYDARLTVATEGLPSGGGVGFEIFDQSSLGTSEFNQKVNLRRAIEGELARTISGLSEIEGARVHIVVPEESLYEEDEEPSTASVVLKTRAAAKISANQVRAVVHLVASSVEGLKPENITILDDQGNLLSEATGDASTLLASGMTQNQLEAQVAYESKLEKSIQTMLEKFLGKGKSVVRVSAELDFMEKTVESEIYEQGDTPILRSESSVKEKYAGEGSVPAGTPGVDSTNPTYPTTQTGGTSEYSKTDSTKNYEVTKHLQQEIDPPGEIMKLSIAVVLDSTTTDRVQPGTVEEAISAAAGLDTDRGDILTVSTVPFDTTQAEQDAAELEEFMSRERTNNIIRMVALALFFLLGAFFLNRMLSNLRKRKPEIAGFEAFSVAAPSDFAMGEEETTPEERERKAIKEQVKKIAKDKPDEVAGLIKMWLTSKE